AAGGCCGGTTGCGACGGATGCTCCTGGCTCGCCGACGCCATGACCCACCCTGCCCACCTGCATGCCCGCGATACGTCGCTTGTGATGGTGTCACGCGCACCTTACCAGAAGCTTGCGCAGTACAAAAAGCGTATGGGCTGGGCGATGCCCTGGTACTCGTCTTTCGAAAGTGACTTTAATTATGATTTTGGCGTAACGACAGCTGAGGGAGAAAGGCACGGCGCAAGCGTATTCCTTCGTGACGGGAATGATGTATACCGCACTTACTTTACGGGTGCCCGTGGCGTTGAGTACCTGGGTAGCCTCTGGACGTATCTGGATTTGACGCCGTATGGTCGCCAGGAAACCTGGGAGGATTCGCCGGAAGGTTGGCCACAGACAAAGCCGTATGTGTGGAATCGCCGACACGACGAGTATGAAGTCTAACGATGCGTGGGCTGAACATGATGAACCAAAGCAGATGGCAAACCCTGATGAACGCTATGGGGCTTCCGCAGTCACCAGAGGTTTATGACGCACTCCACGCCGCCTACTCAGAGAAGCGCCGGTTCTACCATACGGTCGACCACATTGATGCCATGCTCACCCACTTTGACGGCGTAAAGGACATCGCTGAAAGACCGGAAGAGCTTGAGTTGGCGATTTGGTTCCACGATGCCATATACAAGCCCCTGTCAAAGACCAACGAGCTGGACAGCGCGAACTGGGCACAGGCGTTTCTTGGCTCCCACGGTTACGATCAGGCGGGTATAGCGCGCGTGCACAACCTGATCATGGCCACGCTGCACAATGGCAGTGTAAAGAGCCACGATGCGCAGCTCATCGTCGATATAGATCTCGCCATTCTGGGTGCCCTGCCCGCGGTGTACGACCAGTTTGAACGGAACGTGCGCAAGGAATACAGGCTGGTGCCGTGGTTTATCTACCGCAAGAAGCGGAAGGAACTGCTTCAGTCGTTTCTCAGTAGTGCCAGTATTTACAACCTTGATCCGTTCAAGGAAAAATACGAGAGCACCGCGAGATATAACATCGGCAGAGCCATCGATATGCTCTAGGGTGAATGGCGGCCTGCTCGCCGGTTCCGCTGCAAGCCCTGGCGCGTCCTCGTAGATTTCGATTGGAAGCCATCACGGTAACGCCGTATCGATGTCGAAAATCTTCAATACCGATCCCGGGCCATTTATTACCGTGTAACTCCACAACAATTGGAGGACATGGATCATGACCGCACGCGCGAACTACATCGGCCTGGCGCCGAAAGCGATGCAGATTCTGATGGATCAGGAAGCGTATTTGAGGGAGCAGTTTCGAGCGTCAGACACCCTCAGCACGGCTGTTTGGGAGCTGGTAAAGCTAAGGGTGTCGGAAATCAATCAGTGCGCCTTCTGCATCGACATGCACAGCAAAGATGCCAAGGCGCAGGGTGAAACCCCGGAGCGAATGTTGGGCTTGAGCGCCTGGCACGACATGCCTTTCTATTCTCCCACAGAACGAGCTGCGCTTGATTGGGCGGAGCATCTTACCTATGGCGGGCCGGTAGACGACCAGAAATATCAGGATGTAGTGAAAGCTTTGAGTGAGCAGGCTCTGGTGGATTTAACCATCGCGGTTAACGCCATCAACAGTTGGAACCGGATTGCCAAAACGTTCAAGCCAGAGGTAGGCAGCTATAAACCACAATAGCCTTTCCAGACCAGCGTTCGATTTTCAGCTTTCCTGCCCGTCAGGGCCGTTGTCGGCGTTTGTGCAAGGGATTTGGTCCGCGTCAGTATCCGAACAGGAAAACGAGCCGGTCGTGAAGTTGCTGCAACGATGGCTGAGAAAGCATTTCCGCCTCACAAAGAGCATCCCCGGGCCGCTGAAGCAGGCCCTGGAAAGCTTCAACGAAAACGCAGCACCGGGGGTGCTTAACGAACAGATCAGCGTCAGCCAGCGGCATGTGGAGCGGCTTTTCAAACACTGGATGGAAATGACACCCAAGCAGTACCAGCGCATCCTGCGGGTGAAACGAGCCATCGACTACATCCGCGAGCACAGCCGGGCAAACCTGGCAGAGGTTGCCCATCAGTTTGGCTTTAGTGATCAAGCTCACATGACGAGGGAGTTCCGTGCCATTGCGCGCATTACGCCCGGGAAGGTGTGAGTATTAGACTGACGATTCTTTGAGCAAAATCGTATAACCAAGGTGAGCCCCTTCTAATCTTGTAGCGTACAGTCGTTATCCAGCTATGATTTTCATGTTTACATCAACGAAGGGTATCCCAACGCTATGCAGAGGTTATCCAGGTGGGCTCGAACGTTTCTGATCCTCGTTATCCCCTCGCTTTCCCACGCACAGCCCTCGAATTGGCAAGCCCAGGTCGAGCAAGAAGCCGCACAACTTGACCGCCTGCACACCCTGATTGTTGCCCACAAGGGTGAAGAAATTCTGGCACTGGATTTACGGGGCCAGGGCCTGGATGCGCCCGTCAACATCAAGTCTTTGTCTAAAACGGTGTTGGCTGCACTGGTGGGTATGGGTATCAAAAACGATGTACTCGAGGGAACCAATCAGCCTGTGGTAGAAACTCTGGGCAACCGGGTGCCAGCATCGGCCACCGAGGGTGTTGAGCGCATTACGCTCGGGCATCTGTTGTCCTTGCAAGCGGGGTTACAGCGTACCTCTGGTGGCAACTATGGGCCCTGGGTGGCCAGTAACAACTGGGTCAGCCACGTGCTTACCCAGCCCTTTGTGGATGAACCGGGCGGGCGCATGCTGTATTCCTCTGGCAGCAGCCACCTGCTCTCGGCCGCACTCACCGAAAGCTCTGGTCGCAGCACCCTATCCCTGGCGCGGGAGTGGCTGGGGGAACCTCTGGACATAGATATCCCGCCCTGGGACCAAGACCCGCAAGGGGTTTATTTCGGCGGTAACAATATGCTGCTCTCACCCCGTGATCTGGTAAAAGTCGGCGAGCTGTATCGCAATAACGGCCGTGTGGGAGACCAACAATTGCTCCCGGAAGACTGGGTAACTGAATCCTGGAACGGTCGCGGCGAATCCGCTTACACTGATGATCCCTATGGCTATGGCTGGTTCCTGCGGCCCATGGCGGGCGAGATGGGGTACTACGGGCGCGGTTTTGGCGGCCAGGTGCTCTATGTAGTGCCATCCCTGGAACTGACCGTGGTGATGACCTCAGACCCTACCCCACCCTCGCCTGGGTCCCGTTACCTGCGGCGCCAGTTCCAGTTAATTGAAGACCACATTATTCCGGCACTGCCCTAGCGAATGACCATACCCATTGTCCATCACCCGGATTACAGCTTTCCTTTCCCGCAGAAGCACCGCTTCCCCATGGAGAAGTTCGGTCTTCTGGCGGAATACATGCGTTCCACGGGGCTGCTCACCCGCCGCAACAGCTTTCGCCCAGCCCCTTGCCGCCAGGGCTGGCTCACACAAACCCATTGCCCGGACTACCTGTCCCGTTTCGCCCAGGGCCGGTTGACCCCGCAGGAGCAGAAGCAAGTGAACCTGCCCTGGAGCCCGGGCCTGGTGCGACGTACGTTTCTGGCGCCCTCCGGCACCGTGCTTGCCGCGCAACTGGCCCTGCACCACGGCATTGCCTGCCATCTTGCCGGCGGCACCCATCACGCCCATTTCGATTACGCCTCCGGGTTCTGCATCCTCAATGACCTGGCGATTGCTGCCAACGTGCTGCTTGGGCAAGAAGGCATCAACAGGGTGCTGGTCTTCGATTTGGATGTGCACCAGGGGGATGGCACCGCAGCCCTGCTCGCCAACACACCAGGGGCATTCACCTGTTCCATCCACTGCGAACGTAATTTCCCCTTTGAAAAACAAATGAGTGATCTGGACGTGGCGCTGCCCGATGGCATGGGTGATGAAGACTATCTGACGGTTGTTCACGAAACCCTAAAACAGGCGTTGGCGCTGTCCAAGCCAGACATCGTGCTCTACGACGCCGGTGTGGATGTGTACGAGGGCGATCCCCTTGGCAAGCTCAACATATCGGAGCAAGGTATTCGTCAGCGGGACCGGCTTGTGCTGGGGGAACTCAAGCGCCGGGGTATTCCCGTGGCTACGGTGATTGGTGGTGGCTATGATGACAACCGGGCCAACCTCGCAAGACGGCACGGGATTGTGGTGGAAGAGGCCTGTCGGGTATTTACGGGCAGCTGATGAGGAAGCGATGCTGTCTCCACCCCATCCAGCGGAACTTTGGCCTATGATTAACATCAAAGTTCGTTTAACACGATAACAAGAATTCATAGCCGCAGGGAGCACCGCGTCGCATTTCCCCGGCCCCATCGGGAGCCATCACGTGCGCCACCCGTTTCAGAAAGCGTTCAACATTCGCCGCCACGAAATCGTTCCGGTGTTCCTGGCTGTGTTCTATTTTTTCTGTGTGCTGACGGCGCTGATGGTATTGCGCCCTGCCCGCGAAGCGTTGGGGATGCAGGGCGGCATTGATGCAGTGCGCTGGCTGTTTGTTGGCACCGCAGTGATAACGCTGGCCGTTAACCCGGTCTTTGGCTGGCTGGTCAGCCACCTGCCTCGCCGCTTGTTTATAACCGCTACCTACCTGTTTTTCAGTTTCACCCTGCTGGTGTTCTACAGCCTGATGACGCTAACCCCGGAAGTGATCGGGGTGACCACCGGGCAGGTGTTCTATGTGTGGTTTAGCGTGTTCAACCTGTTTGTCACCATGGTGTTCTGGGCGTTGATGGCCGACCGCTTCTCGTTTGACCAGGGTAAGCGCTTCTTTGGTTTGATTGCAGTGGGGGGAACGCTGGGTGCCATATTTGGGCCGTGGTTGGCGGGGCGACTGGCAGAGCCTCTGGGCACTCCGGCTCTGCTGCTGGTCTCGGCCGGGTTTCTGGTGCTGGCGCTGATTGCGGCCTGGGTGCTCACCGGCCTGCAACCCCATAACCCGGCAGAACGCAAAGACCCGGAAGATCCGCCCGCCGTTGATGAACATGAACGCATTGGTGGCAGTGCCTGGGAGGGCTTCCGGGCAGTGTTCAAGTCCCGGTATTTGATGGGGATTGCCGCCTATGTGGTGATTCTGGCCATCATGGCGACGTTTATCTATTTCACCCGCCTGCATATGGTGGCAGCCATGGAAGGCAGTACAGACCTGCGCACCACCCTTTTTGCCCGCATCGACCTGATTACCCAGGTGGCGACCCTGGTGATGCAGGCGCTGGTGGCCGGGCACCTGATGAAGCGTTTGGGGGTTTCCCTGACGCTGGCCTTGCTGCCGCTGACCGCTGCCCTGGGCTTTATCGGGCTGGCCATTGTTGGCTCCTTTGCGGCGCTGGTGGTGCTCGAAGCCTCGTTCCGGGCTGTTCAGAGAGCCTTGATGCGGCCCGCCCGGGAAACCCTGTTTACCGTGACCACACGGGAAGAAAAGTACAAGGCAAAGGCGTTTATCGACACCTTTGTTTACCGGGCCGGTGATGTGGTCGGCGCCCAGACCGAAGGCCTGCTGGCCCGGCTGGGCATGGGCCTTGCGGCCATTGCCACCGTGGCTGTGCCACTGGCCCTGGTTTGGGCCGGCCTGGCGCTCTGGCTGGGTAAGAGCCAGCGGCAGAAAGCCATTGCGGCTTCACCAATGATCCAAGGAACACGAGGAGAACCACGCCATGATATCCCGTAGAGCTTATCTGAAACTGGCCATGGCCGCCGGCGTTACACTGGCAGCCAGGCCCAGCCTGCTGTGGGCTGAGGCAGACCGCAAACTGGAGCTGATTACCCGCCCCATTCCCTCATCCGGCGAGCGTTTGCCGGGGATTGGCCTTGGCAGTTCCGCAACTTTTTCCAGCACTGCCCGTAGTGAAGACCTGGATGCACTTCGGGAAGTGCTGGGAGCCCTGGTGAAGGAAGGCGGTACCGTATTTGATACCGCCCCCAGTTATGGTGCTTCCGAAGCAGTCGCTGCGCGTATCGCCAATGAGCAGGGCATCGCCAACAAGCTGTTCTGGGCCACGAAACTGAATGTGGCGGGGCGCGGTGGTGGCAAGGCAGACCCGGATCAGGCACGGGCGCAACTGGAAACGTCATTCGAGCGGATCGGAAAAGACCCTATTGATCTTATCCAGGTGCACAACATGGCGGACATTCCCACGCAGTTGGGCATGCTTAAGGAATACCGGGCTGAAGGCCGGGTGCGTTATATCGGCGTGACCACCACCTTCCCCCAGCAGTACCAAGGCCTGGAACGGGTAATAGAGCAAGAGCCCATCGATTTTATCGGTGTCGACTACGCGATTGATAACCGCACCATGGAGGAGCGCATCCTGCCTCTGGCGCGGGACAAGGGTATTGCTGTACTGATCTACGCGCCCTTTGGTCGCACTCGCCTGTGGGACAAGGTGCGGGGCAAAGAGGTGCCGCGTTGGGCGGCAGAGTTCGATGCCCATACCTGGGGCCAGTTCTTCCTCAAGTTTGTACTGGCACACCCGGTGGTGACCGCTGCCACACCCGCCACCAGCAGGGCCCGCCACATGATCGACAACATGGGCGCAGCAATGGGCCGGCTGCCGGATGATGAGATGCGACAACGGATGATTGCGCACATTGAAAGCCTGTAACAAGGCGCTTGACTCAGGTAATTCAAAGGCTGGATTTTCCTGCGGTTGTCGGTATGCTGACTGGAGTAGCGGGTTTATGGGTTATTAACCCGCGCTCCAACACAGGTACACACTGAGTCATCATGAGCACAATCACGTCGATCACTATTCGCAAGTACCGTATTCAGGATTTGAGCCCGGTGGTTCGCCTGTTTACCGATTCCGTGCATGAACTCACGGCCGGCGCCTATGACGAAACCCAGCGGTTTGCCTGGGCCTCCCGTACGCCGCACCTGGATACCTGGCGGCAAAGGCTGGAGTCACTGGAAACCCTGGTGGCGGAAGAAGGCCAGGACCTGGCCGGGTTTATCTCCTACGATGACGACGGCACCATTGATCTGGTGTTTACTGCCCCTAACTATGCCCGTCGTGGCATTGCCTCCACGCTGTATCATGAAGCGGAACAGCAACTGATTGCCAAAGGCGCAAAAGAGTTGAAAACCGAAGCCAGCGTAGTGGCCAAGCCCTTCTTTGAACGCCACGGTTTTGAGGTGGTGGATGAACAGCGGGTGACGGTTCGCGGGGCTCAGTTCCTGCGCTACAACATGCGCAAGGACCTAACGGCGTAATCCGGCGGGCAGCCATTGCGGCTGCCCCCTCAACGAATGCAAATGGTGCAATTCAGCCTTGAAGTGAGGCCGGCAACCAACGCTTCTTGGCCTTCTCCACCAGATCCCGGGCATCGTTGTCCCAGGGGTGGAAGTTCGGGCTGTAATACTTCAGGTAGGACGGAATCAGTTTGCGGAAGACCCCCGGTCTGCCCCACATGTAGTTCAGGCCCTTGGCCCAGGATTTCAGGTTGCCCAGCTGGCCATCGGCTTTCATCAGTTGTACCAGGTGAACGGTGCTGAACAGCGGGAACATCACGCTGACAAACATCATTTCGGTTACCCGAATGAACTCGCTGCCGCCCACGCTCTTGTACACATCAAATGCGACGGCCTTGTGCTCGGACTCCTCAATGGCGTGCCAGGCCCAGACCGGCGCAATGCGCGGGTCCATTTCTTCCAAGGCATCATATTTAAGCAGGAACTCCTCCGCCATCAGAGCAGTAAAGTGTTCCACCGCAACGGTGTGCGCCAGCTGGCGCTCCGGGGTGAAGCGTTTGCGCATCCAGTTCATGAACCACTGGACTTCCCGCTCAAGCCGGCTGAGGTTAACCCCCCGCTCTTCAAGGAAGCCGTTCATCATTTTATGCTCTTTCGAGTGGTGAGCTTCCTGGCCGATGAACGCGCGAATCGCTTTTTTCAGTTCGGGATCGGTAATCTGGTTCTGGTAGTGGCGAACGGTATCAATGAAGAATCTCTCTCCCGGCGGGAAGCTGGCAGACAACGCCGCCAGCAAAAGGGTTTTCGCCGGGTCGTTGTCCCACCAGTACCTTGGCAGGTCCTCCGGAAACTCGAAATCCGGGCTGCGTACTTCCGGTAGAAATCCAGGGGGCGTTGCGGTCCGGTAGGCTGCATTGCTGGTTTTCTTGATCTGTGACACTGGCGCGTTCATGGCAGAACTCTCCCGAAGCCATTCGTTTATTGCGTAGTCAACAGGCTACGCTGCTCCGAGAGTGGGCGGCAGGTGTTTGTGGGCCAAAATCCACCGTTACCCACACTCTTCAGGCCTTTGCCTGGTTCAGGCCGGTTCCGTGACATGGGCGGCCAAGGTGCGCACTCTCTCGAAATCTTCCTCGGTAAACACCCCGTTAACGCCGGATACAGCCGCCAGCTCCATGCCGTGTTTCAGGCCCAGTTTGTATATTTCCCGCACCTTTTCCCATTCAATGTTCCGGCCCAGGGTGAAATTCTCGAACCTTGCCTCGAGCGCCAACACGATGGTTTCTGCCAGGCAGGCATAGGCAATGCCCTTGGGCAGGCCGATGTCTTTCATTTTCACGATGCCAGGCAGTTTGATCTCTCCAGATTCAATCACCAGCACATCGGGCCGCTTGGCCACGTCTTCCGCCGGTATATCCAGGGGCCTGGCCACGTCTGTGATCACGCAGCCGGGTTTCACCTGCATGATGTCCAGAATACGTTTACCGGCGCCGGAGGTGGCAGTGACCACCATGTCCATATCACCCAGGTCACGGTTGGTGGTGGCGGCCACATGTACGATGGCGCCGGGGGTTTCCTGTTCAATGCTTTCTTTAAGGGATAACAACTTGGCCGCTTCCGGTGCCACCAGGTAGATTTCATCCACGGCCTTGGCCAACAACCGGGCGCAGACAGAGCCGATAGCGCCGGTGGCGCCGACAACCATGGCTTTGCCGGCCATCTTACCGCTCTTGCCAATGCTGACACGGCCAATCCTCTTCGCCGCATCGTGGGCCGCCCAAAGAGCGCCCGAGGCGCTGTAGCTGTTACCGGTGGTGATGGGCAGCGGTGCCCGCTTGGCCACGGTGATCCCCGCATCGCCCACTACCTTGGTGAACGCCCCCAGCCCCATGATCTGGGCGCCCAGTTTCTTCGCCAGATTCGCCGCCGCCAGCAATCGGCTGTAGGTGAATTCCGGGTCGTGGTCCATGATTTCCCTGGGTGTGCCGCCTACGGTGATCAGCCAGCCTTCCACCTCATCGCCGGTGGGCGACTGGATGCCCGAAACCTTGGAGTAAACAAACGGAGGCGTGTAGGCAATGGCCTTTTCCACAAGGTTCATCACCGCCGGTGGCGACACGCTCGCTACCCAATCCAGGGGCGGGGTTTTGGTCAGGTATTGCTGAGACAACGGGTGAATCACAAAGGCAAAGCGGTTGATCCGACGGTAGCCGTTCGGGTACAGGATGCGGGGCTCTACGCCCAACTGTTCAATCACGTCCAGGAAATCGTCCGCACCCAGTTGCTCCGGTGTGCGGGACAGAGCCGCACTGATCATCGCCTCCATCACGTTGACCCCCACCGGGCGGCCTGCCAGCCAGGGGCTGTAATCCACCACCATGGCAACGCGCCGGGAGCGGAACCAGTCCAGGGCGGATGTGGTGACTCTGGAGGTAATCACAGTTTTGCCATCCAGTTCCTTCTCGGAAAACACTTCAAGATCTCCCATAGCACCAACGATCACATGGCAGTCTTTTACCGCCTTATGCAACGAGCCGCTGATCAGCTTCTCCCCCATGCGGTACAGGGGGCTTCGGTGCAATCGTTCTATAACCCTGACGGCGTTGGGGCTGAACATCACCGGGGCCGTGAGCTTGGTATAGGCTTCGAGCTGGTTAAGCGAATTGAGTAGCCGGGGCACGCCAAAGTCCAGGTATGGATCGGCGAAGAACAGGTTGTCGGTATGCTCAGACAAGGCCCTGGCAATGCGGAATCCGGCCTGGCCATTGAGGAACAACACCCGGGCGTTATCGAAAAAGTGGCCCAGCTCTGTCTGGGTATGGCGAACCGCCCACTCCTGGAGGATGCCCCGCAATCCCGCCCCGGTGGTGATCGGTTTGTCTGGCACGCAGGCTTCCAGCCTGGCGGTATCCGGGTGTTCAAGCTGCTCACGGCCCACCTGGTAGTGGTCGTGAATCATGCTCAGGCCAATGGCATCAGCCTGTGCGCGAATCGAATCGAGAACAGCCTCGGCCCGATCAAGATTGCCATCGGTACCCACTCGCACCACGCGAAACGTATGACCCAGAAATTCGGTTTCCAGCTCATAGTCGTACTCAGACGATCCCTGGCTGACGCTGACGACGGTTTTCATGGCGGGCTCCAGTATGATCTTGTTATGCCTTAAGTCTAGAAGCTGCGATGCTTTCCCGCCTTAGCCCAGATCAAATAACAGCCGGGCTTTTTGAGACTACACTGAATACATCTCGACCACTGCAGAATCAGCAACCAAGGAGGAGCCATGAGCGTTAAACAGGAGCTGTTAGCCACCATTGCCGACCTGGTCCAGCCGGGCAAAGGTATTCTCGCGGCAGATGAGAGCGCCCCAACCATTGCCAAACGGTTCAAGGCGGTGGGCGTTGAATCCACGGAAGCCACCCGGCGCGAATACCGCAGCATCATCTTTTCCACACCAAGGCTTGGAGCGCACGTAAGCGGCGTTATTCTGTACGAGGAAACGCTGGAGCAACTGAGCCTGGACGATGTGGCCATCCCCAAGCTGCTGGCCAGCCAGGGCATTGTTCCTGGCATCAAGGTGGACCAGGGCAAAGGCCCGCTGGTAAACGCCCCGGGCGATGAAATCACCTACGGGCTGGATGGCCTTGGCACGCGCCTGGAGCACTACAAATCCATGGGCGCGCGCTTTGCCAAGTGGCGGGATGTGTTCCATATCTCCGACACCCTGCCCTCGTTCCAGGCGATCAAATCCAATGCCGAGGTGCTGGCCCGCTACGCCGCCGTATGCCAGTCCATGGGCATAGTGCCCATTGTGGAACCGGAGGTTCTGATCGATGGCAACCACAGCATCGAACGCGCGGCGGAAGTCAGTGAAGATGTGTTGCTGGAAGTGTTCAAGGCACTGCACCGCCACCGGGTGGACCTGGAAACCATGGTGCTGAAACCCAGTATGGTGACACCGGGCAAAGAAACGGGCAAAGCCAGCCCGGAACAGGTTGCCGAGGCGACTCTGAGCGTGTTCCGGCGGGTGGTGCCGGCGGCTGTACCGGGCATATTCTTCCTGTCCGGTGGCCAAACCCCGGAGGAATCCACCGAAAACCTGAACGCCCTGAACAGCATGGGTTATCACCCCTGGGAGCTTAGCTTTTCCTACGGCCGGGCCCTGCAGGAGCCAGCGCAGAAAGCCTGGGCCGGTAAGCTGGACAACGCAGACAAAGCCCAGGCGGCCATGAAAAAACGGGCCAGGCTTAATGGCCTGGCCCGTTCCGGCAGTTACTCTCCAGAGCTGGAGAGCTCTGACTAAAGCGCTTCAGTTACAGCCGCTGATGCAACCGGCCGCACCATTGAATGCCATGGTGCGGCCACTGAGGGGCACGTGTACGGCCGCAGACACCAGTTCGGTGAACCGGGCCGTGCGCGTGCCGGCTACCACCTTGCCGTTCTCGGTAGCGGCTTCATTGGCGTGCGAGGCGATCACCGCCGCCGGGCTGATCAGGTCGTTGATCACATAGGCCGCTTCCGTGGGCCCGGTGGTAAAGGTATCACCAATGTTTATAACCACCAACTGCGCGCCGTAGTGCTCCTTCACTACCAGCTTCTGCTCTGCCGTAATGCCCGTGTCGCCAGACAAATATACAACGAGCCCGTTAGAGAATGTCAGCACATAGCCAGTTGGTGGCCCAACACTGGCACTGACACCGGCAGCGGCCAGGTAATCCGCCAGCGGGCCGGTCAGAAACGACGGCAAAACACCGTTGCTGTGTACGGCCGGAACAGTGGTAATAGAGACGCCACCAACGTCCCGACTCCCGCCAAAACGAACCAGAAGTGACTTACCGGGATCACCGCCGCCCTCTTTCAGCTTGGCGGCGAAGAACGCGGGCATCTCGCTGCCAGTGACGATGGTTGAATTCTTTTTCAAGGCGATATCAACGGTATTGGACTGGGGCAAGCTGGAAACCGAGGTCTCCGGATTGCCACAGCTCCCCTGATTGGTTTTGTCGATTCGCTGGTCGCCCACGTGGTCCCCATGCATGTGGGACACCAGGATAACGTCGATATTACCCAGGCGTGGGTCGTCCGGGCCGGCCACCGTGCGGCCGGCATCGTACAGAATGCGGGTGCCGTTCGGGTCTTCAAAGATCAGTGCGCGATCGCGGCTACAGAATTCACCGTCGTGGCTGCCCAATGGGGTAACTTTGACCACAGCGTCGTCGGCCTGGGCTGACGTTGCCACAGCAAGCCCTGCCGCCAAGGCCAGGCCAAGGGCCATCTGGCGTTTCTTTGTTTTCATCGTGCCATCCCTCTCGTTTTTCAAAACCGAAAAGATTTACGACAACTACACCGATTCGTACCAGTGTAGTCGAGGGGAAAGCATAGGGGGTGGGACGTCAGGCAGCGTTGGAGCGCTTGGCGGGTAAGTCAACTGGCTGGCCCAGGCAAGCCAGCATGGGCGCCACGTCCCGGAGCTTCCGAGCCTGGGGCCAAAGCGCCTCGGCTTCGGCAAAGCCCTGGCGCAGGTAATTGAGCCATTGCTTGATGCGACCGGTCACGTATTTGTCTTCCAGGCGGGTTTGCAGGGCTGCCGCATATTCACGCACCAGGGCAACCGCTTCCGGCCAGGCCATGGGTTCGATAGAGTCACCCTGCTGTGAGGCTTTAATCTGTGCCGCCAGGTCTGGCCGGGCAATCAGGCCACGGCCAATCATCACGTCGTCACAGCCAGAGACTTTGCGGCAGCGCCAGTAGTCTTCCACTGTCCAGATTTCGCCGTTGGCGATGACGTGGCTTTGGACCGCTTCGCGCACTTTGGCAATCTCTTCCCAGTAGGCGGGCGGTTTGTAGCCATCCACTTTACTGCGGGCGTGGATCACGATCTCCGATGCCCCGGCGGCTTCCAGTGCCTGGCCACAGGCCACACCCATGGAGCGGTCGTCGTAGCCCAGGCGCATCTTGGCGGTTACCGGGATATTGGCAGGTACTGCTTTGCGCACAGCCGCTGTGATGTCGTACATCAATTCCGGCTCCCGCATCAGCACGCAACCACCTTTATGCTTGTTGACGGTTTTGGCGGGGCAGCCAAAATTGATATCCACCTGCCCTGCTCCCAGTTCAGCGGCCTTGGCACCATGGCGGCCCATCATTTCGGCGTTTGAACCCAGTAACTGCACGGCCACGGGTGTGCCCACTTCGGTCAGCGCGTTGTTGTGAAGTTCCGGGGCGTACTTGTAGAAAATCCGGGGCGGCAACATGCCGTGGGTCACGCGAATAAATTCCGTCACGCACCGGTCAATCCCGCCGACCTTGGTCAGGGTTTCACGGATGGGTGCGTCGACCAGCCCTTCCATCGGGGCAAGGATGATTCGCATGAAGGCTCCAGATACTGAGAAAAAAGATCAATGACGGCTGATCAAAAATCAGGCGGAGCGGATTGTAAGGAATTCGGGGGCAAATAGGTAGCCGGGCATCCCGAAACAGGATGCCCGGCTGGTTACTGCGGCTTACTTCTTAACGTCGAAGCGGTCTGCGTTCATTACCTTGGTCCAGGCGGCTACGAAGTCTTTCACGAACTTGGCTTCGTTGTCGTCCTGGGCGTACAGCTCTGCGTAGGCACGCAGGATG
The window above is part of the Marinobacter sp. THAF197a genome. Proteins encoded here:
- a CDS encoding class I fructose-bisphosphate aldolase, translating into MSVKQELLATIADLVQPGKGILAADESAPTIAKRFKAVGVESTEATRREYRSIIFSTPRLGAHVSGVILYEETLEQLSLDDVAIPKLLASQGIVPGIKVDQGKGPLVNAPGDEITYGLDGLGTRLEHYKSMGARFAKWRDVFHISDTLPSFQAIKSNAEVLARYAAVCQSMGIVPIVEPEVLIDGNHSIERAAEVSEDVLLEVFKALHRHRVDLETMVLKPSMVTPGKETGKASPEQVAEATLSVFRRVVPAAVPGIFFLSGGQTPEESTENLNALNSMGYHPWELSFSYGRALQEPAQKAWAGKLDNADKAQAAMKKRARLNGLARSGSYSPELESSD
- a CDS encoding GNAT family N-acetyltransferase, translating into MSTITSITIRKYRIQDLSPVVRLFTDSVHELTAGAYDETQRFAWASRTPHLDTWRQRLESLETLVAEEGQDLAGFISYDDDGTIDLVFTAPNYARRGIASTLYHEAEQQLIAKGAKELKTEASVVAKPFFERHGFEVVDEQRVTVRGAQFLRYNMRKDLTA
- a CDS encoding MBL fold metallo-hydrolase, coding for MKTKKRQMALGLALAAGLAVATSAQADDAVVKVTPLGSHDGEFCSRDRALIFEDPNGTRILYDAGRTVAGPDDPRLGNIDVILVSHMHGDHVGDQRIDKTNQGSCGNPETSVSSLPQSNTVDIALKKNSTIVTGSEMPAFFAAKLKEGGGDPGKSLLVRFGGSRDVGGVSITTVPAVHSNGVLPSFLTGPLADYLAAAGVSASVGPPTGYVLTFSNGLVVYLSGDTGITAEQKLVVKEHYGAQLVVINIGDTFTTGPTEAAYVINDLISPAAVIASHANEAATENGKVVAGTRTARFTELVSAAVHVPLSGRTMAFNGAAGCISGCN
- a CDS encoding dehydrogenase, which produces MKTVVSVSQGSSEYDYELETEFLGHTFRVVRVGTDGNLDRAEAVLDSIRAQADAIGLSMIHDHYQVGREQLEHPDTARLEACVPDKPITTGAGLRGILQEWAVRHTQTELGHFFDNARVLFLNGQAGFRIARALSEHTDNLFFADPYLDFGVPRLLNSLNQLEAYTKLTAPVMFSPNAVRVIERLHRSPLYRMGEKLISGSLHKAVKDCHVIVGAMGDLEVFSEKELDGKTVITSRVTTSALDWFRSRRVAMVVDYSPWLAGRPVGVNVMEAMISAALSRTPEQLGADDFLDVIEQLGVEPRILYPNGYRRINRFAFVIHPLSQQYLTKTPPLDWVASVSPPAVMNLVEKAIAYTPPFVYSKVSGIQSPTGDEVEGWLITVGGTPREIMDHDPEFTYSRLLAAANLAKKLGAQIMGLGAFTKVVGDAGITVAKRAPLPITTGNSYSASGALWAAHDAAKRIGRVSIGKSGKMAGKAMVVGATGAIGSVCARLLAKAVDEIYLVAPEAAKLLSLKESIEQETPGAIVHVAATTNRDLGDMDMVVTATSGAGKRILDIMQVKPGCVITDVARPLDIPAEDVAKRPDVLVIESGEIKLPGIVKMKDIGLPKGIAYACLAETIVLALEARFENFTLGRNIEWEKVREIYKLGLKHGMELAAVSGVNGVFTEEDFERVRTLAAHVTEPA
- a CDS encoding metal-dependent hydrolase — encoded protein: MNAPVSQIKKTSNAAYRTATPPGFLPEVRSPDFEFPEDLPRYWWDNDPAKTLLLAALSASFPPGERFFIDTVRHYQNQITDPELKKAIRAFIGQEAHHSKEHKMMNGFLEERGVNLSRLEREVQWFMNWMRKRFTPERQLAHTVAVEHFTALMAEEFLLKYDALEEMDPRIAPVWAWHAIEESEHKAVAFDVYKSVGGSEFIRVTEMMFVSVMFPLFSTVHLVQLMKADGQLGNLKSWAKGLNYMWGRPGVFRKLIPSYLKYYSPNFHPWDNDARDLVEKAKKRWLPASLQG